CCTCACACCAGACTGGGGAAGCTGCTCACCTGCCACTCCGAGGAGGCCATCCTGGAACTGTGTGATGATTACAGCGTGGCCGATAAAGAGTACTATTTTGATCGGAACCCCTCCTTGTTCAGATATGTCTTGAATTTTTACTACACGGGGAAGCTGCACGTCATGGAGGAGCTGTGTGTGTTCTCCTTCTGCCAGGAGATCGAGTACTGGGGCATCAACGAGCTCTTCATTGACTCCTGTTGCAGTGGTCGCTACCAGGAACGCAAGGAGGAAAACCACGAGAAGGACTGGGACCAGAAAAGCAACGACGACGTGAGCACCGACTCCTCATTTGAAGAGTCCTCTCTGTTTGAGAAAGAGCTGGAGAAGTTTGACCAGCTGCGGTTCGGTCAGCTCCGGAAGAAAATCTGGATTCGAATGGAAAACCCTGGGTACTGCCTGTCTGCCAAGCTGATTGCCATCTCCTCCTTGAGCGTGGTGCTGGCCTCCATAGTGGCCATGTGTGTCCACAGCATGTCGGAGTTCCAGAATGAGGACGGGGAGGTGGACGACCCTGTGCTGGAGGGTGTGGAGATCGCCTGTATTGCTTGGTTCACTGGGGAGCTTGCCATCCGGCTGGTTGCTGCTCCCTGTCAAAAGAAATTCTGGAAGAATCCTCTGAACATAATTGACTTTGTCTCCATTATTCCTTTCTATGCCACATTGGCGGTAGACACCAAGGAAGAAGAGAGCGAGGACATTGAGAACATGGGCAAGGTGGTCCAGATCCTTCGCCTTATGAGGATTTTCCGAATTCTGAAGCTGGCCCGGCACTCCGTAGGACTTCGGTCTCTGGGGGCCACGCTGAGACACAGCTACCATGAAGTTGGGCTGCTGCTTCTCTTCCTGTCTGTCGGCATCTCCATCTTCTCCGTGCTTATCTACTCTGTGGAGAAAGATGACCACACATCCAGCCTCACCAGCATCCCCGTCTGCTGGTGGTGGGCCACCATCAGCATGACCACCGTGGGCTATGGAGACACCCATCCTGTCACCTTGGCCGGGAAGATTATCGCCAGCACGTGCATCATCTGCGGCATATTGGTGGTGGCCCTTCCTATCACCATCATCTTCAACAAGTTTTCCAAGTACTACCAGAAGCAAAAGGACATTGATGTGGACCAGTGCAGTGAGGACCCACCAGAGAAGTGTCATGAGCTACCTTACTTTAACATTAGGGACATTTATGCACAGCGGGTGCATGCCTTCATTACCAGTCTCTCTTCCGTGGGCATTGTGGTGAGCGATCCCGATTCCACAGACGCTTCGAGCATCGAAGACAATGAGGATGTTTATAACACCGCATCCTTGGAGAATTGCACAGCAAAATGAGCAGGGACATTTGTGCCTGTATCTTGTGCCCCTTCCTGACATTAGGTTAACACAGCTTTATAAACCTTAATGGgtttgttaaattcatttaattctcagggCGTACCTTTTAGCCATAGTTGGACATTCATTGCTGAATTCTGAAATGatagaattatctttatttttctcagtgaGGTCAATGAAATGCCTcgttctgaaatttattttttacaagagAGAGTTGTGATatggttttggaaaaaaaaaacaaaaacaaagtaaatgatATTGGGTGGGAGTTTTGTTCCGGCTTATGCATCATCCTGTATTTGCCATTTACTCACATTGAGC
The sequence above is a segment of the Marmota flaviventris isolate mMarFla1 chromosome 14, mMarFla1.hap1, whole genome shotgun sequence genome. Coding sequences within it:
- the Kcns3 gene encoding delayed-rectifier potassium channel regulatory subunit KCNS3; protein product: MVFGEFFHRSGQDEELVNLNVGGFKQSVDQSTLLRFPHTRLGKLLTCHSEEAILELCDDYSVADKEYYFDRNPSLFRYVLNFYYTGKLHVMEELCVFSFCQEIEYWGINELFIDSCCSGRYQERKEENHEKDWDQKSNDDVSTDSSFEESSLFEKELEKFDQLRFGQLRKKIWIRMENPGYCLSAKLIAISSLSVVLASIVAMCVHSMSEFQNEDGEVDDPVLEGVEIACIAWFTGELAIRLVAAPCQKKFWKNPLNIIDFVSIIPFYATLAVDTKEEESEDIENMGKVVQILRLMRIFRILKLARHSVGLRSLGATLRHSYHEVGLLLLFLSVGISIFSVLIYSVEKDDHTSSLTSIPVCWWWATISMTTVGYGDTHPVTLAGKIIASTCIICGILVVALPITIIFNKFSKYYQKQKDIDVDQCSEDPPEKCHELPYFNIRDIYAQRVHAFITSLSSVGIVVSDPDSTDASSIEDNEDVYNTASLENCTAK